AAAGTGTCTTACCTGTGTACCACCAGCTGCTCGACTGCCAACGTCCAGGCTCAGAAGGTTGCACACAAATAGAAGCTCTGTTTAATTATCTAATTATTGGCCATTGTGATCAATACATCTGAATGTAGAGTtgtaggttaaaaaaaaaacaagaggaacaaagaaaattttgtttttaattcaaactgGCAGCACATGTAGTCATAATAACAAAGCTTCATTCCAAATGTTCCCCCATGTTATCACCTCATTATCAGATCCTTTATAACACATAATTGACTGATTCCCACCTCTAGATTTACTCTAGATGACTCTTACATTTGCTGAAACAGGTCTGATTTTAAACATTGGAGAGAAGAAACGTAACATTTTAGCAAGTGAAGTAAATTAACTAAATTACAAACATTACCTCACTATTGATTATGACGGCATTaacatttcattcttttttttttttttttcacatgcaaAGCACCTCACGAAGATGGCTTGTAGCTTTCTTACAGTCTCATGTGAGCACGTTTTCAGGCAGACTGCAGATCCTCCACATGGaagtcagtcagtctttgtcAAACTGTTGTCTGTTCCACATCAGCGTTTTAGACCTGCAGCTTTCTCTTAATACATCCACGGTGCAGATGTGTTGCTGTCATCACCTACAGGGGAAAACCTGCAGGAATACTGtgcagtcttttctttttaatcaccACTGTCTGTGTTTAACATGCTGTGTGTAGCACCGGCACTGCAGGTCCAGGACTGAATGGGAGAAAAGTAGTGGACGTCTttgacaaaggaaaaaaaatgatattaaatATTTGCTTTCAATTGACTGTGAGAGATGTTTAAAAGCTGGTTCCACCTTTTCAAACATGGGGAATTTctgctttactgttttgtcaGTGAAAACGTAGTGTACATGTTAAGGGGGGTTGTTAATACACAATTTGAAAAAGTCACCTTGGGCTTTATGGAATTTGGAAATAACCATTAGATGCTAACTTTGTGCACagaagatataaaaatattatcttTCAGGACTTCAGTGTTTCCACTGGGGCTGCGACTGGTTTCTGGCGATTTGCAAAAGAACATAGGGGCTTGTCAACATAATAACTATAACTGATCTTAACTCATACATTGAACTGTATTGAATAAAATCTGACATGCAGAGAAATGACAACATGAAGAAAGTGAGCAGATGGCTGTGCAGCCTTCAGCCTTTAGGGGGCTATTAAAACCCCCCGACACCAGGTTCATCAACATCAGCTGACATGGAAGTGAAAACCCATTCAAACACAGTTCTGCTATTCGAGTATTTGAGTGCGATTCCCCCAAAATGATCCTCAGCATTCTTATTGTCCTGCATTTCTTCTACAGTGTCTTCCCCCGGATGAAGAGGCCAGGCAGCTCGGTCTGGTTTGGTTTGGAAGCAGTGAACCAATCAGCACGTGGAATCAGTCCCCGGGCGCCGTTTCTCATTGGCTCGCTTTTATGCTCCAAGTGTCCAACAGCAAAAAGGTATCCATTCGTTGTTGTGTTCAATGTCAGTGCAGAGTTGCAGCAAGCAAAAGCAGCGGGGTGGCGTCCTGACGGCAGATCTGAGTGGTGGGGGAGGATTCTGTCTGCTTTGCTGCCCGATGTTCACCCCTCACATGAAGTCGTCCGAATCGTTGCCGTCCTGCGAAATGATGAGCACGAGTTAATGTGATGAACATCAGAGTCAAGTTCTAATGGCAAGTGGAGATTGCCTCTCTGTTcctaaacaaaacacacattatctACACCAGCCCTCACCTCATTAGTCTTCATGTTTTCACTCTTCATCAGTGAAGTGTAGTTCCTGCAGAGAGAAACCAAAACATAATCGATAAATGTAGAGATGATTCACTAAAAATGCCCAAACAGTAGCAGTGTTTCACAAGCACAGCGCACCGTGAGGGGGCCATAACCAAACGCTCGGTGCTGCAGGCTTACCGGAGAtcctccatctcttttttcctcttctgctcttccttctctttcttcttctgctcctggACCTGAGCTTTCTTCTCGTTCCTCTCCTCTCGGTCTCTCGACTCTCTCTCTGCCGCCAGGTCAGGGAACAGTTCCGCTCTTGTTTTCTCCAAACGGTTTACGATCTCATTGACCTTCTTCTCCACCGCCACAATCTTTACCTGTGAAATATGCATCTTTTAAACCTGCTGCTGAGCTTCGGGGTGAATGACTTTCTCATTGCTGCCATTTCTGTGTATGAAAAACAACTTGAGATCGACCACAACGAAGCTTAAATCGATCGTTTTTCTaacattttcccttttgtttctGCCCATTACAGCGTTTTCATTTCCACTGACCTCTTTCTGTCGATGGAAGCCGATCTGTCCCACGTCCATGTCTCCTGTTTTCTTCAGGTTGGCCCACGGTGTGTAAACCACATTGATGTTGTTCATCTTACAGCCTGACAGATTACAGCACAGTTGGCTTTAATAAACACAGGCACCTGTGCATGCCCCactcacagaaaacagcagagacgTTTTGACAGGATGATTTCTCAGTGTAGCTGTCAGCATACAAGTTTAGTGCAGCACATCTCGTCCTCTTTGATCAGCTGTGATAATGGAGGTTCTGGCTTCTCACAATGGAAGCAGATCTTTACCTTggatgctgttgtttttcaccaGCTGTGCGCAGTCTATCAGCACCTCCGGGGGGATATCGTGTATCGTCTGACCCTAGAAAAGACACACACGGTCAGTTACACCCTCTTAATGCCGCGATCAGCAGCTACGCAGGGTTCTTCTTTCAAGCTCTTTTGAGTTCTTTACAGTTTGTAAAGAATGACAGCAGGCGTTCAGCCCGACAGCTATAAACCCCTTTGTCTCTAGTCAGCAGCATATCGCACCAACTACTCCGACTTCAAGGGTTACAGCTTCTTCTACCACCCATTTACCGCACATTCCCACAGCAagacaaagcaaacagacaTGTACGTTTTACtggtttgaaaaaaagagaattttatGAATCATGAGTCAACAAGATCTGAtctcaaagcagcagcacaccCTGAAGGCGATTTtggaaaatgaatgtaaatacaCTTTAGATCAACCTGAGCATCACTGCTgagaaagtaaagtaaagccAGAATATTTGGTTTGGCCAGTAACCAAACTCTAATTAATACTGTTAGACCAGGAATCATATCATGATCACTGTGTTCACTCTTTACCTTTGGCATTCTCAGATACACGTGAGCTGAAGACAGTTTGTCCACATGAAACCTGGACGTGataaaaagcaaacaacaaCATTACTGTTATAACTGCGCACACAAACCATGCTAACAGATTCTGTAGTAGAAAACAGAAAGTCTCACCAGATGTCTTCAGGCCAACCGAACTTTATTAAGTCCtcatctgcaaaaacaaacaaaacaaagctgtCAAGTTAGAGCTGTTGTGGCATCTTTCATGGTACATGACAAATAATCGTGAATCCgagggtgtctgtgtgtctgtggagctgCGTTCACGATCACTTACTTTCATATTTATCTTTTCCCATGTAGATGGTGTGGGCAGGGCTCACCACTGAGAGAGAACAAAGACATCAGTAGTTACAGGGTGAAGCCGCAGCACGAGCTGGAAACACatcatatataaatacagagaAAATCTGAGAAATAAAGCTTAAAGGAGTGTTGGCTAACCAGGCTACAAGCTAATGTTGCTGCTAACCCTGCGTGTTCACTCACCGGCACTTGTGAAGTAAAACACCATTTTAAGTTAAAAGACCTCTGCTAAATAATGAGGAGTAAATGTTTGTAGTTTGAACGTCGTGGACTCGAGGAAATATGATTATTTGTGTGCCGActggtctctgctgctgtcacttcTCGCATGTACAAGATGACCCGGGAAGTTGTTAGCTAGCTGCGCCAAGCTAACCAGAGTTAGCAAGTAGCAGGCAGGAAGTggacaaaatgtgtttccaaAATCAAAGCGTGACGATTCAGACATACAAATAGCAGGGTAACATTAAAGCACACAGATTTTTATACCTCTTTCCCAAATCTTATCTTCTGTCTAGCTGCTCTGTGCTTCTTCATATAACGttgcaaacacagcagaaaaagtagcaagtaaaaataaaatatctggCTATTAGTTTATGACTATGCTTTGacaaggaaatgaaatgaatcatcTCTGTACTTTCTGTTAGGGATGGTGAATCCAAATATCTGTAGAATGGGCATGTGTGCTACACGCCTATTATACATTAGCTTCCATTCAATTACATTTACCAAACacgtttttctttattttgaaggcaagGACCAGAAGTCCCTCCACGCTTTTAATGTGGTAACTCGATTGAGAAGATAAAGTGTTTCCGTTTCCGGTTCGGTTgtgcaattatttttttttctggtggcGCGCGCTGttcaaaacacagagcagaaacgCGGTTAGAAAGAGCAGCAAGAAGTCAAAGTTCACACCACCATTTACCGCTTTATGTAGCACGGTAAGATACATCACATGTGTGTTGTGGTTGTGCTTTTGGTTCGATAAATGGCGTATTTTCTTATAACGTTAAGTGACGTTGCGTCAACTTCAGCTAAGCATCCCGCCAATTATCCATTCATCCTGACTAGCTGCTAAATAAGCGCTTCTTTAGCTAACACGTAACATTAAGCTAACCCAAAGCATCGCTCACGTCGAGATAATTAACATTTCTGCACAAACGAGATGAAATTCGCGGTTGTCTCGGGCTCAGTCGTTTAAATTGAAAACGGTGATCAATATTAAAACCAACTATCGATCCCTTCCTGCTGTCTCTGGGCTGCACTTTACAAAGGCTACACGCACTTTGGCTCTGGAAACATTCTCGTCAAGTTCTGTTTAAAATCAGGTCATTTCTAGTCAAACACTCGTAAATGACCTTTGAATGCAGTGCGGTCTGTGCCTGTGGCGGCTGTCATTGTCAGGAAAACTAAGATATCAAACGGTAGCACGATGCAAATTAATGTTGTATCACTCAAATAAGTTATTTTAGCAGAAAGCGTTGCGATCCTTAGTTGCACTTGTctctatttcttattttttaacttgttttttgtaCTACCTGGTAGTAAATTATACTTACCCCAAATTTAAGACAAAGTAAATAACTTTTCTTATGCAGCCAGTGTTACAGAAAGTGGTGAAATTCCATATAAATCGCAGAGTAaatgtttccccctgtttccagtgtACTGGGCAGACAGGTGGCATTTCGTACATTAACCCTGGACAtgtgctaatgttgctctgtgtgtagGTAAGGGTTGTGAAAATGATGCCCATTACGACCAGGAAGAGAAAGCTGTCCTCTCAGGACTCTGACAGGTGAGCTGGGTACTTTTAAATACTTTGACTCTCTGGATTTACTGCACATGTGGTGCACTGATAAATTATTATAACAAGTAGGTCGATGTAACAATTACTGAAAGCTGATGTAGAGCAATCAGTCTgatttttaattcttatttaCTTATTCTATGATGAGATTAATCCTAATTTAAATCTAAAGTTAGCAACATTCAGATTATTTTATTTGCCCTTAGTGCCCTTAGATGCCTGCTCTTTtgctaaatgaaacaaaataaggTATCACATAGACACAGGGATGTACAGTGTATCAATAACTGACTGTTTAATACTTTTCTATGTTGCTCATTTTAACTCTTTCCTTGATTATGCATGTTATTTTTCTTGATTTAGTTGATATGTTTGAATACCTTTTGTTTTATGATACTTGCAGCACCATCTATGCTGTACTTGTGTCTGTTTACTGCTGTATAGACTCTATTTCATCATGGGATTTTAATCACCTGGGGAAACCTACTGATCTGTGGTACATGCTATatccttttctctcactgtgacTCATCTGCATCATCTTCTTGTTTCCAGTCACCAGGCCAAGAAGGGGGAGAGTGAGGAGATGTCCCCCGTGAAGAGGAGATCTCCCAGGAAGAAGCCAGCTGGACGTCTGGATAAGGAGAACTGTCCCTCGCCACAGAAACCCGCACGTAGACCAGCAGGTAGGATGGACAAGTGACAGGCATGGTTCAGTGtggtaaaaatgtttgtttttattgattacaGGACTGATTAAGGACTACGTGAGATTCTAGGGGATGCATTGAGTTAGAACATGTTGCAAGTGGCTCATCTTCCTCATTTTGCCCACATACTTTCTctcatgtgtatatatacacatctcTTTTTCTGCTTATCCATTGTCTTTTTCTAGACTCCCCAGCCAAGTCACCCCGTAAATCTCCACGCAAACTTTCCATGGTTACAAGCTCCTTCTATGGCAAGAAGAAGCCCGTCTATCTCACTCCACTAGAACGGAAGGCGCTAAAGGAGTCTctgccgtctcctcctcctcttccttcaccTCCTTCCCAGGAGAAAAAGGCGAAGAATAAGAAGAATATTAAAGGAGGCAGCAAGCCAAGGAAGGTGGCTGCAGGATCTAATGGCAAGATGGGCATCAAAAGCTATGCGACATCTTCAAAGTCGACCAATCTGCCGAAACTTAACAGCAGGTTTGTTTCCACATAAGTCAGAGAGCTCTTCAGCTTCTTTCTTGGACATGATAGGGGTTTGCATGTTCCATCACAATTGTACTTTCACTTGTAATTGATCTTTAATCTGTTTTTGCAATCAATACATTATTTAATTCAGCAGTGTCGCTGCTAAACTGGCACCCACGACTACCACGGCTCCTGCCAGCGGCGCTAAGCCAGCAGAGTCCAAGAAGGCGATCACCGTCACCTTCAGCAGCCTGAAGCCCAAACCGAAGATCTTTGTAGGAGCTGCTTTCTTTGGTACAGGGAAGAAACCTACATCCATGTACAAAAAGTCTGCACCCAAATCCTCAACCAGGCCAGCTTCAGTCCCAGTGAGGAGCAAAACTGTCCTGCCACAGACAAACAGTGAGaaggcaaagcagcagcagcagcagccagccgcTCCTGTGGTGAACCAACAGCAGAAGCGTCCTGAGGAGGTGAGGGGGGCCACTGTGTTTATACTATACTCTGCAGGCCAAGCTGTCaccaacatatttaacattttcttctgtCACTTGACATTTTTTTGCTTGTTAACTTGAAATTGTGCTCTTATCTTTGGGTGACTGTGTCCACCAGACTTACAAAACTCCTTCCAATTCACTGTTGATGTTTCGAAAGGCTCACAGTTAACAGAAAACTTCCTCGGGGCCTCTTgggcagagcagagagatgtTTCTGTCTATTTAAAGCCTAAATGCTGTTTCATCTTCAAGAGCACCTAAGGTTCAATGGTCTTGCAACATGTGAAACTGAGTGATCACTTGACCTCCTCTTTGACAGCTTAGTTTTTAAATGGCAACAGTATTTGAACAAAAATGGTGGAGTAGTGAGTTATCTGCAGCAACATAGGCCACTGGCGCATACTCA
Above is a genomic segment from Pempheris klunzingeri isolate RE-2024b chromosome 18, fPemKlu1.hap1, whole genome shotgun sequence containing:
- the ccdc25 gene encoding coiled-coil domain-containing protein 25, coding for MVFYFTSAVVSPAHTIYMGKDKYENEDLIKFGWPEDIWFHVDKLSSAHVYLRMPKGQTIHDIPPEVLIDCAQLVKNNSIQGCKMNNINVVYTPWANLKKTGDMDVGQIGFHRQKEVKIVAVEKKVNEIVNRLEKTRAELFPDLAAERESRDREERNEKKAQVQEQKKKEKEEQKRKKEMEDLRNYTSLMKSENMKTNEDGNDSDDFM